A section of the Bacillus thermozeamaize genome encodes:
- a CDS encoding acyl-CoA dehydrogenase, which produces MPKLFSEEHELFRDTFRRFLEKEAVPYYAQWEKEREIPRSFWRKLGEQGYLVPWAEERYGGSETDFLYSVVIAEELARVGASLIGVALHNDIVAPYIQSYGTEEQKAAWLPRCVSGEAILAVAMTEPGTGSDLAAVKTTAIRDGDSYIINGAKTFITNGILADLILVVCRTDPDAQPPHRGISLIMVECGTPGFTRGRKLEKMGMHSQDTAELFFENCRVPASNLLGEEGKGFYYLMEKLQQERLIVAIQALAETEVMFEETLEYVKTRTAFGQPIGTFQHNAFKMAEMATELALARNFVENLIRDHMAGQEVVTQVSMAKWWVTEMANRLAYQCQQLYGGYGYMEEYPVARHYRDLRVSAIYAGTNEIMKSIIAKNLGLA; this is translated from the coding sequence ATGCCGAAACTATTTTCGGAAGAGCATGAGCTTTTTCGCGACACCTTTCGCCGCTTTCTCGAAAAAGAAGCCGTTCCCTATTACGCGCAATGGGAAAAAGAACGGGAAATCCCCCGTTCTTTCTGGAGAAAACTGGGTGAACAGGGATACTTGGTCCCCTGGGCCGAAGAGCGTTATGGTGGCTCGGAAACCGATTTTCTCTATTCCGTTGTGATCGCCGAAGAGCTGGCCCGCGTCGGGGCAAGCCTGATTGGTGTCGCCTTGCACAACGACATCGTCGCCCCCTATATCCAGTCCTACGGCACCGAGGAACAAAAGGCAGCCTGGCTTCCCCGCTGCGTCAGCGGCGAGGCCATTCTCGCCGTGGCGATGACCGAACCGGGCACCGGCTCCGACTTGGCGGCCGTGAAAACCACCGCCATCCGCGACGGCGACAGCTACATCATCAACGGCGCCAAAACCTTTATCACCAACGGCATCCTGGCTGACCTGATACTGGTGGTCTGCCGGACCGATCCGGATGCCCAGCCGCCGCACCGCGGCATCAGCCTGATCATGGTAGAATGCGGCACGCCCGGTTTTACACGCGGCCGCAAATTGGAAAAAATGGGCATGCACAGTCAGGATACGGCAGAACTGTTTTTTGAAAACTGCCGGGTACCTGCTTCCAACCTTCTCGGCGAAGAAGGAAAAGGCTTTTACTACCTCATGGAAAAGCTGCAGCAGGAGCGGTTGATCGTCGCCATTCAGGCCCTGGCCGAGACTGAAGTGATGTTTGAGGAAACGCTGGAATACGTGAAAACACGCACCGCTTTCGGGCAGCCCATCGGCACCTTCCAGCACAACGCCTTCAAAATGGCGGAAATGGCCACCGAACTCGCCCTGGCCCGAAACTTTGTCGAAAACCTGATCCGGGATCACATGGCTGGTCAAGAGGTGGTCACCCAGGTCTCGATGGCCAAATGGTGGGTCACCGAAATGGCCAACCGGTTGGCCTATCAGTGCCAGCAGCTATACGGCGGCTACGGCTACATGGAGGAATATCCGGTGGCACGGCATTACCGGGATCTGCGCGTGAGCGCCATTTACGCCGGAACCAACGAAATCATGAAATCCATCATCGCCAAAAATTTGGGGCTGGCCTAA
- a CDS encoding iron ABC transporter: MTHALWIILTGSLVAASCGLIGCYLILRKMAMLGDAISHAILPGVVLAFLFSNHLETLYVLVGASLVGLLSTFLIQLLHHRGIQSDAAIGVTFTSLFACGVVLVTRYADQVHLDLQHVLYGEIAYTPWDLVTLFGITMPKAVWSMSAVFLITLLIVGIFYKELKLTSFDPQMAAALGLPVAFIHYLLMSLVSLNTVAAFESVGSILVVAMIVVPGATAYLLTDRLLTALILSIVFGVASSVLGYAAAAAFDVSISGAMATVGGLMFMLSFLFSPRHGVLARKWAQRALSRSHAG; this comes from the coding sequence TTGACACATGCGCTATGGATTATCCTCACCGGTTCACTGGTCGCCGCCTCTTGCGGCTTGATCGGTTGCTACTTGATCCTGCGGAAGATGGCCATGCTGGGCGATGCCATCAGCCACGCCATCCTTCCCGGGGTGGTCTTGGCCTTTCTATTCAGCAACCATCTGGAAACCCTCTATGTGCTCGTCGGAGCCTCACTGGTGGGTTTATTGTCCACCTTTCTCATCCAGCTCCTCCACCATCGCGGCATCCAGTCGGATGCAGCCATCGGCGTCACCTTTACCTCCCTGTTCGCCTGCGGGGTCGTCTTGGTCACTCGTTATGCCGATCAGGTACATCTGGACCTGCAACACGTCCTCTACGGCGAAATTGCCTACACCCCTTGGGACCTGGTCACCTTGTTTGGCATCACGATGCCGAAAGCGGTTTGGAGCATGAGTGCTGTCTTCCTGATCACACTACTCATCGTCGGCATTTTCTACAAGGAGCTGAAACTGACCTCCTTCGACCCGCAAATGGCGGCAGCACTCGGTTTGCCGGTCGCCTTTATCCACTATCTGCTGATGAGCCTGGTCTCGTTGAACACCGTAGCCGCTTTTGAAAGTGTCGGATCCATCCTCGTTGTGGCCATGATCGTGGTGCCCGGCGCGACGGCTTATCTTCTCACCGACCGGCTCCTTACCGCGCTGATCCTGAGCATCGTTTTTGGCGTGGCCTCATCCGTCCTGGGATATGCCGCAGCCGCGGCTTTCGATGTCTCCATCTCGGGAGCCATGGCCACGGTCGGCGGGCTGATGTTTATGTTGTCTTTCCTGTTCTCGCCCCGGCACGGCGTCCTTGCACGAAAATGGGCGCAACGCGCCTTGAGCCGCTCCCATGCGGGATGA